TCTTTTTCTACggaatttatataaaattataattatatcattgttcaaaaaaaaaaaaaaaaaaatcaaagggtgACTTGGCCACTCCCTATCATGGGGTGGAGCCATCACCAATTGTAGCCAACCCCTCAAACAGAGGGGGAGGAGCCGCTGTTGTTAGTCACTCTCCTTTGCCTTCTATAACTGAACACAAAATTGAAATCTTCTCTCCTTATACTGGGCGATTTGTCTCAATGTCAAATTGTGTATATACAACATTGTGTAAGCGAGCAAAACACAGTAATAAGATCATCTATTCTTCTTTCAAGTTCGGATACAATTGCACTTATTTTAAATGTTCGATTTTTTTGACTATGAAGTCATGGAAGAAGAATCTTAAGGTGATCACCTAGTGGGCGAATCCAAGAAAGGCTTTGGTGGAAATGGCAAGGATTGAAGGGTTCCTTCTAACATTTCTATCGCCTTACCAATTGATGGTCGTTCTGAAGGATTGGTCTGAATGCACCACAAACTAACTATAATCATCTTTTTTGTTGTCTCGTCTTCTACCTCTTCTATTATGTCTCCAAAAGTACCAGAATTATTACATTGTTCAAGCTTCATATAAATCCAGTGTGGAAAATATGTCTCGCTGGTATGAGAGAATCCAtcatcaaaattttttcttcctccaacCATTTCAAGAACCAACATTCCGAAGCTGTAAACGTCAGACTTATGAGAGACTCCACCAAAGTTTCGACTAAATAGTTCTGGTGCAATGAAACCTACAGTTCCTCTCATGCCGTTCATTGATATAATACTCTCTTTTGTTTTGCATAGTTTAGCAAGGCCAAAATCAGAGATTTTTGGGCACAAATCTTCATCCAAAAGTATATTGTGTGGTTTTATGTCAAAATGTAGGATCCTTGTGTTACAACCACGGTGCAAGTATTCTAGTCCTCGAGCAATGCCAACTGCAATTTGGAACATAGTCTTGCTGTCCAAGTGACAATTTGTAACTGGAGAtcctttattatatataaacttatcAAGAGATCCATTAGGCATAAATTCATAGATTAGAGCTCTTTTAGTCCTCTCGTAGCAGAAACCTAAAAGATTGACCATATTAACATGCGATGTTCTGCTAATGCTAGCCACTTCGTTGATAAATTCTTCTCCGTTACCTTTAGACGCACTCAAGGTTTTCACTGCGACCAAACGCCCATCAGGTAGCTTCCCTTTGTATACAACACCATAACCTCCTTGTCCTACTTTATCTTTGAATGAGTTGGTCAATTTCTTCACATCTGAATATGTATATCTCTTTGGGGCTATTGATCCGCAGTTCTTCATGATTTCCTCATCAATGACTTGATAATTTTTTGCACCACTTTCACAGCAGAGTACCATTGCATTACTTGAGAAGTACTGCCCTCTCTTAACGTTGTAGATAATTAATACAAAAGCGATTACTACAATCCCCGCCACAGCTGCAGAAATGCCTGCATGCAAAAGTGGTCTAATAGTCACGTATTTCATTAGAgcacagaaagaaaagaaaagaaataagataATGTATTGCAGAAATGGTACACTCTGAAAAATACATAAAGATATATAATGCCTTTTCATTATATATGTTAGAGCAAGAACGAAAGAAACTAGAATAGCTTTTATACGATATTGATCACCATACCAATTGCAATTTTCAGCCACCAATTGCTCTTCGATCGAGAAGGTGGTTCTGCAACAAGAACACAAAGTTAGAGTTGTTTATTTGATGACAAAGTTTTTTGTCCCTGAACTAATTACATTACGACGATGTTATGATTAAAAATGATTGTGTGGAAAGATgggaagtatatatatatagaagatatttatttttatgacacacacacacatatcatatatataacgATACTAACAATTCAAgcactaaaaaaataagaaaagaaatattggAAATTATAaagctaggaaaaaaaaaataataaagcaagACCCAAACCTGGGACTCCTGATGGCACAATGAGTTGGGGTGCTGGCGAATTAATGAACGGAGTTGGAGAAAGGGATTGTGGAAGAACTGAGACAccaagaacccaaaaaaattcaatcgcaaaaagataaagaaaatgtataacctagtttttgaaaataaaaattaggaaaagtAATTGAAAGACTGCGGGCCGGAAAGCTAGGATCGAGAACGAGGGATTTGATAAAGAAATAAgaattaaataacaaattgaATTCCGTCTGTCCAATAATTGAATGCtttaagaaggaaaaacaatcattaaatgattaacatataattaataCGTTGGCAGccactatatatattttctatgttGTTTCAAAAGGGAAATACATTTTTAAGAACGAaccaattaatatatttttagcACAAATCCTATCGTGAAGAAGTTAAGGCATGCATGGATCGATAGGCCATATTCCAAATGGTTGTTACTTGCACATTAACATGCATATGATTTTCTGTCTTATCATATTGACCTATGAATTAGTCTTGCATGGGAAGTTTCACtctgataattaattaaacttggGGGCGCTACAATCAATGCCTAATTCATCACTGTTGTTGT
This window of the Corylus avellana chromosome ca5, CavTom2PMs-1.0 genome carries:
- the LOC132182099 gene encoding PR5-like receptor kinase, whose product is MLMSIQSQTCFCGGSEQYVNCNRPFRCANIQTLHRILRFTVLPPQLAVPSRQLAEAPQPGTVTPSEQYQTFVVLPQSLSPTPFINSPAPQLIVPSGVPGISAAVAGIVVIAFVLIIYNVKRGQYFSSNAMVLCCESGAKNYQVIDEEIMKNCGSIAPKRYTYSDVKKLTNSFKDKVGQGGYGVVYKGKLPDGRLVAVKTLSASKGNGEEFINEVASISRTSHVNMVNLLGFCYERTKRALIYEFMPNGSLDKFIYNKGSPVTNCHLDSKTMFQIAVGIARGLEYLHRGCNTRILHFDIKPHNILLDEDLCPKISDFGLAKLCKTKESIISMNGMRGTVGFIAPELFSRNFGGVSHKSDVYSFGMLVLEMVGGRKNFDDGFSHTSETYFPHWIYMKLEQCNNSGTFGDIIEEVEDETTKKMIIVSLWCIQTNPSERPSIGKAIEMLEGTLQSLPFPPKPFLDSPTR